A stretch of Prosthecochloris marina DNA encodes these proteins:
- the aspS gene encoding aspartate--tRNA ligase → MSAAAGTRDDLQNRFRTHYCGRLQTEFENQTVTIAGWIHRKRDHGGLIFIDLRDHTGICQLIVQPEKEALFSEAEKLHAESVICVSGVVVRRSEETINPRLASGEIEVIVDGISVESDAVPLPFPVADALQTSEELRLKYRFLDLRREKIHENIKFRSKLISEVRCYLEDRSFQEIQTPILTSSSPEGARDFLVPSRLHPGKFYALPQAPQQFKQLLMVSGFSRYFQIAPCFRDEDARADRSPGEFYQIDMEMAFIEQDDLFEILEGMFKHLTETMSDKRITQFPFPRISYRDVMNRYGSDKPDLRVPLELQDVTDLFVKSSFKVFAGNTKQGSCIKAMVLKGRGNESRQFYDKAERRAKELGSAGLAYIQYKEEGPKGPIVKFLSDDEMNELKERLQLETGDVVFFGAGKWERTCKIMGGMREYFSGLFDLDRNELSFCWIVDFPMYEFDEATQKIEFSHNPFSMPQGEMEALESMDPLDILAYQYDIVCNGIELSSGAIRNHRPDIMYKAFEIAGYEKTEVDKRFGHMIEAFKMGAPPHGGIAPGLDRLVMILRDEQNIREVIAFPMNQQAEDLMMAAPAEVSPLQLRELSLKLDLPKE, encoded by the coding sequence ATGAGTGCAGCTGCAGGAACTAGGGATGATTTGCAGAACCGTTTTCGTACGCATTATTGCGGACGTTTACAGACAGAATTCGAAAACCAGACGGTAACGATCGCCGGATGGATTCATAGAAAACGAGATCACGGAGGATTGATTTTTATCGATCTGAGAGATCATACCGGTATTTGTCAGCTGATCGTTCAGCCGGAAAAAGAGGCGTTGTTCAGTGAGGCCGAAAAACTGCATGCCGAATCGGTTATCTGTGTTAGCGGTGTCGTGGTCCGTCGTTCCGAAGAAACGATAAATCCCCGTCTTGCTTCCGGTGAAATCGAAGTTATTGTCGATGGTATCAGTGTTGAAAGCGATGCGGTTCCACTGCCTTTTCCGGTTGCCGATGCATTACAAACATCGGAAGAGCTCCGCCTGAAATATCGTTTTCTTGATCTGCGCCGGGAGAAAATTCATGAAAATATCAAGTTTCGCAGCAAACTGATCAGTGAGGTAAGGTGTTATCTCGAAGACCGTTCTTTTCAGGAGATACAGACACCGATACTTACCTCGAGTTCGCCGGAAGGTGCCAGAGACTTTCTGGTGCCCAGCCGCTTGCATCCCGGGAAGTTTTATGCTCTGCCCCAGGCCCCTCAGCAGTTCAAACAGTTGTTGATGGTGTCGGGATTCTCACGTTACTTCCAGATAGCTCCGTGCTTCCGCGACGAGGATGCCCGTGCGGATAGGAGTCCCGGTGAGTTCTACCAGATCGATATGGAGATGGCGTTTATTGAACAGGATGATCTTTTCGAGATTCTCGAGGGGATGTTTAAACACCTGACTGAAACCATGAGCGATAAGCGCATCACCCAGTTTCCATTCCCGAGAATCAGTTACCGTGACGTCATGAACCGTTACGGTTCCGACAAGCCCGATCTTCGCGTTCCGCTGGAATTACAGGATGTCACCGATCTTTTCGTCAAATCATCGTTCAAAGTCTTTGCAGGTAACACGAAGCAAGGCAGCTGTATCAAAGCTATGGTGCTCAAAGGGCGGGGCAATGAATCCCGGCAATTCTATGACAAGGCTGAGAGGAGAGCAAAAGAACTCGGTTCTGCGGGTCTTGCCTACATTCAGTACAAGGAAGAAGGACCGAAAGGACCGATTGTCAAGTTTCTTTCCGATGATGAAATGAACGAGCTGAAGGAGCGTTTGCAGCTCGAGACCGGCGATGTGGTATTCTTCGGTGCCGGTAAATGGGAGCGTACCTGCAAGATCATGGGTGGAATGCGGGAATATTTTTCCGGTTTGTTCGACCTCGACCGTAATGAGCTTTCTTTCTGTTGGATCGTTGATTTTCCAATGTATGAATTCGATGAGGCTACACAGAAAATCGAGTTCTCCCACAACCCGTTCTCGATGCCTCAGGGAGAAATGGAGGCGTTGGAAAGCATGGATCCACTCGATATCCTCGCTTATCAGTACGATATCGTCTGTAACGGTATTGAACTGTCCAGCGGTGCAATCAGAAACCATCGTCCCGATATCATGTACAAAGCGTTCGAGATTGCCGGGTACGAAAAAACCGAGGTGGACAAGCGGTTCGGTCATATGATCGAGGCTTTCAAAATGGGTGCTCCGCCCCATGGTGGTATCGCTCCCGGTCTCGATCGTCTGGTGATGATCCTGCGCGATGAGCAGAATATTCGCGAAGTGATCGCTTTTCCGATGAACCAGCAGGCCGAAGATCTCATGATGGCTGCTCCTGCCGAGGTTTCACCGCTCCAGCTCCGAGAGCTGAGCTTGAAGCTCGATCTGCCGAAAGAATGA
- a CDS encoding DNA polymerase III subunit gamma/tau encodes MTKEPRPEQVSLPVSKPASSPPVDSPATVDFSSWQDKFSKFAKSEKRRSLPAVQEVSDGRQGISKPFDGVAEVQKFRVEWKQFLDVLLKKNYKVIVTHLRSCELASFSHGVLHMSCFKRFSYEELLHDASLLARELEEFYGLAVKLHISYDEEKDTGKEQTIFTLFRELSESNEIVKFLVREFGGELVY; translated from the coding sequence GTGACGAAAGAGCCTCGGCCTGAACAAGTTTCTTTACCGGTCTCCAAGCCTGCATCTTCCCCGCCGGTCGATTCTCCTGCAACTGTTGACTTTTCTTCATGGCAAGACAAATTCTCGAAATTCGCCAAAAGTGAAAAGCGCCGTTCTTTGCCGGCGGTTCAGGAAGTTTCCGACGGTCGGCAAGGTATCTCGAAACCATTTGACGGAGTGGCGGAAGTACAGAAGTTCAGGGTTGAGTGGAAACAGTTTCTCGATGTTCTGTTGAAAAAAAATTACAAGGTTATCGTTACGCATCTTCGTTCCTGCGAGTTGGCCTCATTTTCTCATGGTGTTCTTCACATGAGTTGTTTTAAACGGTTTTCCTATGAGGAACTGCTGCATGACGCCAGCCTTCTGGCTCGTGAGCTGGAAGAGTTTTACGGCTTGGCGGTAAAACTGCATATCAGTTATGATGAAGAAAAAGATACAGGTAAGGAGCAAACCATATTTACCCTTTTCAGGGAACTTTCCGAAAGCAATGAAATTGTGAAGTTTCTTGTCAGGGAGTTCGGCGGAGAGCTTGTCTATTAA
- the dnaX gene encoding DNA polymerase III subunit gamma/tau, with amino-acid sequence MSYQVIARKYRPKKFAEITAQEHITRTIQNSLRLGRVGHGYIFSGLRGVGKTTAARVFAKAVNCSRMIEDPVYLKEVTEPCGECESCRDFEQGTSLNISEFDAASNNSVDDIRLLRENVRYGPQKGRYRVYIIDEVHMLSTAAFNAFLKTLEEPPAHAIFIFATTELHKIPPTIASRCQRFNFKRIPLEEIEKQLRGICEAERIDIDSDALQLVGRKAQGSMRDAQSILDQVIAFAIEQDEERSIHYDKVAELLNYIDDDQFFEVTAAAAEGNPAKMLDVARFVIDNGYDEQDFLEKLIEHLRNFLIVYNLRSTRLIERPEPVKERYQRDAACFTPQVIMQMIDLLLQAQKELKFQFEYQFRFELVLLKLVEVAHPVGTALPAAPSERVAEKKKPMIG; translated from the coding sequence ATGAGTTATCAGGTAATAGCCCGCAAATACAGGCCTAAAAAGTTTGCCGAGATTACGGCTCAGGAACATATTACACGTACCATCCAGAACTCCCTGCGTCTTGGCAGAGTTGGACATGGCTATATTTTTTCAGGTTTGCGCGGCGTAGGGAAGACAACTGCGGCAAGGGTCTTTGCCAAAGCGGTCAATTGCAGCAGGATGATCGAGGATCCGGTCTATCTCAAGGAAGTGACCGAGCCCTGTGGAGAATGTGAGAGTTGTCGGGATTTTGAACAAGGCACCAGTCTCAATATTTCGGAGTTCGACGCAGCTTCCAACAACAGTGTCGATGATATCAGATTGCTCAGAGAAAATGTCCGTTACGGACCGCAGAAGGGAAGGTACAGGGTTTATATTATCGACGAGGTCCATATGCTCTCGACAGCGGCCTTCAATGCGTTTCTGAAAACCCTCGAGGAACCTCCTGCTCATGCTATTTTCATTTTTGCGACAACTGAGCTGCATAAGATTCCCCCGACGATCGCTTCACGCTGCCAACGCTTTAACTTCAAGAGGATTCCTCTTGAAGAAATAGAAAAACAGTTACGCGGCATCTGTGAAGCTGAGCGCATCGATATTGACAGCGATGCCCTGCAGCTTGTCGGGCGAAAAGCGCAGGGGTCTATGCGTGACGCCCAGAGCATTCTTGATCAGGTTATAGCTTTTGCTATCGAGCAGGATGAAGAGCGCAGCATTCATTATGACAAGGTTGCGGAACTCCTAAACTATATCGACGATGATCAGTTTTTCGAAGTAACAGCGGCAGCTGCCGAAGGCAATCCGGCAAAAATGCTCGATGTTGCCAGGTTTGTTATCGATAACGGTTATGATGAGCAGGACTTTCTTGAAAAACTCATCGAACATCTTAGGAACTTTCTCATAGTCTATAACCTGCGTTCAACCAGATTGATCGAACGCCCTGAGCCTGTCAAGGAGCGTTATCAGCGTGATGCTGCCTGCTTTACACCTCAGGTTATCATGCAGATGATCGACTTGCTGCTTCAGGCACAGAAAGAACTCAAGTTTCAGTTTGAATATCAGTTCCGCTTCGAGCTCGTTCTGCTCAAACTCGTAGAGGTGGCCCATCCCGTTGGAACGGCACTGCCTGCAGCACCTTCGGAACGTGTAGCGGAAAAAAAAAAGCCCATGATCGGGTAG
- a CDS encoding YihY family inner membrane protein codes for METIDKNMSGFLAEKAMKSLSFFRSFLPFMWKNFMQDRILLSAGSLAFQSLLSLVPLMAVVLSVLSVSPVFENFQRYVEDFILQNFVPASGELLKEYFWEFLSKTSTVPTVGGIFLFIIALFLISTVDHTINQIWNVHAPRKILQGFTLYWTVLTLGPIIIGSGLVASSYVWYTVFTEGPLLEMRTRILSYLPLLNSFLAFFLLYMLVPNHRVKFLHAVAGAFIATLLFELSKKWFSFYVTTFATFEHIYGALSVIPLLFFWIYLIWVVALSGAEFVYCLGAMRPVVKAKSEFKPLKGIQNVISVMAHIWQGQQSGEYISLKKDATVGDGIKGRKLRDIVDVLMENNFIHVTADGKLALSVDIHETTLYDLYRVIQHEVAGEHAYDNGDSEYSASLARLEKRILHCLEQNMSEPLATFMNRDGGAVVDEVDKE; via the coding sequence ATGGAAACAATTGATAAAAACATGAGCGGTTTTCTGGCGGAAAAAGCGATGAAATCCTTGAGCTTTTTTCGTTCTTTTCTGCCTTTTATGTGGAAGAACTTCATGCAGGATAGGATTTTGTTGAGTGCAGGTTCTCTTGCTTTTCAGTCTCTCCTGTCACTTGTCCCGCTTATGGCTGTAGTGCTGTCTGTTTTGAGTGTTTCCCCGGTTTTCGAGAACTTTCAGCGCTATGTCGAAGACTTTATTCTGCAAAACTTTGTTCCTGCTTCCGGTGAATTGCTCAAGGAGTATTTTTGGGAATTTCTCAGTAAGACTTCGACTGTACCGACTGTCGGTGGTATTTTTCTTTTTATCATAGCTCTGTTTCTTATATCGACGGTTGACCATACCATCAACCAGATCTGGAACGTGCACGCTCCCAGAAAAATCCTGCAGGGCTTTACCCTGTATTGGACCGTGCTTACTCTCGGGCCGATTATCATAGGCAGTGGTTTGGTGGCAAGCTCCTATGTCTGGTATACGGTTTTTACCGAAGGTCCCTTGCTTGAAATGAGAACGCGAATTCTCTCCTATCTTCCATTACTCAACTCTTTTCTTGCTTTTTTTCTGCTTTATATGCTTGTCCCTAACCACAGGGTGAAGTTTCTGCATGCTGTTGCGGGTGCTTTTATCGCGACACTTCTGTTTGAGCTTTCCAAAAAATGGTTTTCGTTTTATGTGACGACGTTTGCCACGTTCGAGCATATTTACGGCGCATTGTCAGTGATTCCCCTGCTTTTTTTCTGGATATATCTTATCTGGGTCGTCGCGCTTTCAGGAGCTGAGTTTGTCTATTGCCTCGGTGCGATGCGGCCTGTTGTAAAGGCAAAGTCGGAATTCAAACCCCTGAAAGGCATACAAAATGTCATTTCCGTCATGGCGCACATATGGCAGGGACAGCAGTCCGGCGAGTATATCAGTCTTAAAAAAGATGCTACTGTCGGTGATGGTATTAAAGGCCGAAAGCTGCGGGACATTGTAGATGTTCTCATGGAAAACAATTTTATTCATGTAACCGCAGATGGAAAACTTGCTTTAAGTGTCGATATACATGAAACTACACTGTATGATCTTTACCGGGTTATTCAGCATGAGGTAGCTGGAGAGCATGCATACGACAACGGGGATAGCGAATACAGCGCTTCGCTTGCTCGGCTTGAAAAGCGCATTCTGCATTGTCTTGAACAAAATATGAGCGAGCCTCTCGCAACGTTCATGAACAGGGATGGCGGAGCTGTAGTTGACGAAGTCGATAAGGAATAA
- a CDS encoding MFS transporter — protein MTPLKNRFAQFEKSTRGFWGVQKKTLFSWLLFDFANTSFSVMMVTFAFPLYFKNVICEGEPRGDALWGASLGISMLIVAVISPVLGAAADFSGRRKRFLFVFTLFSVVATALLGLTGPGMVVIAVVLFVVANAGFEGGLVFYDAYLPEIASERSIGRVSGYGFAMGYLGALAILLLLFPLLKEGIVIENMQNVTLSFFLVALFFAVFAAPLFFVLRDEKKTAVNMHFVGRSIREVKYTISHIMSYPDLARFLLAFFFYNDAILTIIGFSSIYAQNTLGFTSGELIIFFMVVQTTAIFGSVIFGVITDKIGPKRTIVLTLIIWCVVIMMAIATTDKLFFYYTGLLAGMSMGSSKAASRSMMARLTPPKHVTEFFGFYDGTFGKASAIAGPVIFGVISSLAGDQRIALASLLLFFVIGLFLILGVRSRAAYANDAAMVDGGDYL, from the coding sequence ATGACCCCCTTGAAAAACCGTTTTGCTCAATTTGAAAAGAGCACTCGAGGCTTCTGGGGCGTTCAAAAAAAAACACTGTTCTCCTGGCTTCTGTTTGATTTTGCCAATACGTCATTCAGTGTCATGATGGTGACGTTTGCCTTTCCTCTTTACTTTAAAAATGTCATATGCGAAGGTGAGCCCCGCGGAGACGCATTGTGGGGGGCGAGTCTTGGTATTTCAATGTTGATCGTCGCCGTTATCTCACCGGTACTGGGTGCCGCTGCCGATTTTTCCGGGAGAAGAAAGCGGTTTCTGTTTGTTTTTACTCTCTTTTCTGTCGTGGCTACAGCATTGCTTGGTTTAACAGGTCCCGGTATGGTGGTTATCGCTGTCGTTCTCTTTGTTGTAGCAAATGCGGGTTTTGAGGGTGGCCTTGTGTTTTACGATGCCTACCTTCCTGAGATAGCTTCAGAGCGAAGCATTGGAAGGGTGTCGGGATATGGTTTTGCCATGGGATATCTTGGGGCGCTGGCGATTCTTCTGCTTTTGTTTCCTTTACTCAAGGAGGGAATTGTCATCGAGAATATGCAGAATGTCACCTTGAGTTTTTTTCTTGTAGCTCTTTTCTTCGCTGTTTTTGCAGCCCCTCTCTTTTTTGTGTTGCGGGATGAGAAAAAAACAGCCGTCAATATGCATTTCGTGGGTCGATCCATCCGTGAGGTCAAATACACCATATCGCATATCATGAGTTACCCTGATCTCGCTCGTTTCCTTCTTGCATTTTTCTTTTACAACGATGCAATTCTGACAATTATCGGTTTTTCATCGATTTATGCACAGAATACGCTTGGTTTCACCTCCGGTGAGCTGATCATTTTCTTTATGGTGGTTCAGACAACGGCGATCTTTGGTTCAGTTATTTTCGGAGTGATTACCGATAAAATAGGTCCGAAAAGGACTATTGTACTGACGCTTATTATCTGGTGTGTGGTAATCATGATGGCGATTGCAACCACGGACAAACTGTTTTTCTATTACACGGGACTGCTTGCAGGCATGTCGATGGGGTCTTCAAAAGCAGCCTCCCGCTCCATGATGGCGAGGCTTACGCCTCCCAAGCATGTAACCGAGTTTTTCGGTTTCTATGACGGCACATTCGGAAAAGCTTCGGCAATTGCAGGACCGGTTATTTTCGGAGTGATTTCTTCTCTTGCGGGTGACCAGAGAATCGCTCTTGCCTCGCTTTTGCTCTTTTTTGTCATCGGGCTTTTTCTCATACTCGGTGTACGTTCCCGTGCAGCGTATGCCAATGATGCCGCTATGGTGGATGGAGGGGATTATTTATAA
- the purQ gene encoding phosphoribosylformylglycinamidine synthase subunit PurQ produces the protein MDTVTIGIVVFPGSNCDHDTEFAAASFSKTTTRMLWHKEHDLQGSDVVILPGGFSYGDYLRAGSIAKFSPIMQEVVAFARKGHPVLGICNGFQVLLECGLLEGALSRNRDKKFICRHMHVKVENNRTMFTSLYNESEVLNLPVAHGEGNYYAPKEMIDSLEEHDQIVFRYSDAEGSITEEANLNGSVSAIAGISNREKNVLGLMPHPERASEPLLGSNDGSRMFEGLIEHVLD, from the coding sequence ATGGATACTGTTACCATAGGCATTGTTGTTTTTCCCGGTTCAAATTGTGATCATGATACTGAATTTGCAGCTGCGTCCTTTTCGAAAACTACAACCAGAATGCTATGGCATAAGGAGCATGACTTACAGGGAAGCGATGTCGTTATTTTGCCTGGGGGATTTTCTTACGGAGATTATCTCAGGGCTGGGTCGATAGCGAAGTTTTCACCTATTATGCAGGAAGTTGTGGCTTTTGCCCGCAAGGGTCATCCTGTGCTCGGTATCTGTAACGGTTTTCAGGTGCTTCTCGAGTGCGGTCTTCTCGAGGGGGCTCTGTCGAGAAATCGTGACAAAAAGTTTATCTGTCGTCATATGCATGTAAAGGTTGAAAACAACCGAACCATGTTTACCTCGCTCTATAATGAAAGCGAAGTGCTCAATCTTCCTGTTGCTCACGGCGAGGGAAATTACTATGCTCCCAAAGAGATGATAGATAGTCTCGAAGAACATGACCAGATTGTGTTCAGATACAGTGACGCAGAAGGGAGCATAACTGAAGAGGCTAATCTCAATGGCTCTGTTTCGGCGATAGCCGGTATTTCCAACAGGGAGAAAAACGTTCTCGGTCTCATGCCTCATCCGGAAAGAGCAAGTGAGCCACTACTTGGATCGAACGATGGTTCAAGAATGTTCGAAGGGCTGATCGAGCATGTTCTTGATTGA
- the purS gene encoding phosphoribosylformylglycinamidine synthase subunit PurS: MAYKAKIRVTLRPSILDVQGKAVQHALENLGYSTIDSARIGKYIEATINEEDHVEAERIGDEICRKLLANPVMEDYSIELEKIN; the protein is encoded by the coding sequence ATGGCGTACAAGGCAAAAATCAGGGTTACTCTCCGGCCTTCGATCCTGGATGTACAGGGAAAAGCTGTACAGCATGCCCTTGAGAATCTCGGATACTCTACGATTGATTCTGCAAGAATCGGTAAGTACATAGAGGCTACGATCAACGAAGAGGATCATGTCGAGGCAGAACGCATCGGCGATGAGATTTGTCGGAAACTTTTAGCCAACCCTGTAATGGAAGACTATTCGATTGAACTGGAAAAAATCAATTAA
- the pssA gene encoding CDP-diacylglycerol--serine O-phosphatidyltransferase, producing MRNDKKKDNFRERRTGLPFVFRSFIPSVLTVMNMVCGYVAIVMSGSDRFVVAGWVIVLAALFDVADGFVARMTDTASRFGIELDSLSDLVSFGVAPAYLVYKFGLEDIGAVKGVILSSMLVVGSGLRLARFNAGVPGYRKDFFSGLPTPAQALTVASFVLWMDAESFLDRYQLQNALSLLTVVLAFLMVSRVNYDAFPEPTLETVREKPLQMFFYLTVFFCVLIYQAKALFLAMLLYILLGVLRSLSLFFRQIVLQR from the coding sequence ATGAGAAACGATAAGAAAAAGGACAACTTCCGAGAACGAAGAACGGGACTGCCTTTTGTTTTCCGCTCGTTTATTCCTTCTGTGTTGACTGTGATGAACATGGTCTGTGGATATGTGGCCATTGTCATGTCCGGGTCGGACCGGTTTGTTGTTGCCGGGTGGGTTATCGTTCTTGCGGCTTTGTTCGATGTTGCCGATGGATTTGTTGCAAGAATGACCGATACGGCATCGAGGTTCGGCATCGAGCTTGATTCTCTTTCCGATCTCGTTTCTTTCGGAGTTGCCCCGGCGTACTTGGTTTATAAGTTCGGGTTGGAAGATATCGGGGCTGTAAAAGGTGTAATTCTCAGTTCGATGCTTGTTGTGGGAAGTGGGCTGAGGCTTGCAAGATTTAATGCAGGTGTGCCCGGTTACCGTAAAGACTTTTTTTCCGGACTTCCAACTCCTGCCCAGGCTCTGACGGTTGCCAGTTTTGTACTCTGGATGGATGCCGAGAGCTTTCTGGACCGCTATCAGCTTCAGAATGCGTTGTCGCTGCTAACTGTTGTTCTTGCCTTTCTTATGGTCAGCAGGGTAAATTACGACGCTTTTCCTGAGCCGACGCTCGAAACCGTCAGAGAAAAACCCCTTCAAATGTTTTTTTACCTGACAGTGTTCTTTTGTGTGCTTATCTATCAGGCAAAGGCTTTATTTCTGGCCATGTTATTGTATATTCTGCTGGGCGTTCTGAGATCACTGTCTCTTTTTTTCAGGCAGATTGTTTTGCAGAGATGA
- the panB gene encoding 3-methyl-2-oxobutanoate hydroxymethyltransferase, whose protein sequence is MSNREIVKKLPHVTTRRLLEMKEQGEKIAMLTAYDYTTARILDRSGVDVILVGDSASNVFSGHDTTLPITIEEMIYHTKAVVRGVQAETSRAMVVIDMPFMSYQLSSEEALRNAGKIMKDNECDAVKMEGGKVIVDTVKRITDVGIPVMGHLGLTPQSIYRFGSYKVRAREKTEAEELLRDAKLLEEAGAFALVLEKIPANLAAEVTRSISIPTIGIGAGQICDGQVLVINDMLGLNTEFHPRFVRKYADLDNIIHDAVSRYVDDVRNGQFPLEEESY, encoded by the coding sequence ATGAGTAACAGAGAAATCGTCAAAAAACTTCCGCATGTAACAACCCGAAGGCTTCTTGAGATGAAGGAGCAGGGAGAAAAGATTGCCATGCTTACGGCATACGATTATACGACAGCCAGAATTCTTGACCGTTCGGGTGTTGACGTCATTCTTGTAGGTGACTCGGCCAGCAATGTTTTCTCCGGGCACGATACGACGTTGCCGATTACCATTGAAGAAATGATCTACCATACCAAGGCGGTTGTCCGTGGCGTACAGGCAGAAACCAGTAGGGCGATGGTGGTGATCGACATGCCTTTCATGAGTTATCAGCTTTCAAGTGAAGAAGCGTTGCGCAATGCGGGCAAGATCATGAAAGACAATGAGTGCGATGCCGTGAAAATGGAAGGCGGAAAGGTCATTGTTGATACGGTAAAACGGATAACCGATGTCGGTATTCCTGTCATGGGCCATCTTGGTTTGACACCACAGTCTATTTATAGATTTGGCAGTTATAAAGTGAGGGCACGTGAAAAAACGGAGGCGGAAGAGCTGCTTCGTGATGCAAAACTTCTTGAAGAGGCTGGCGCTTTTGCGCTGGTGCTTGAAAAAATTCCTGCCAACCTTGCTGCTGAGGTAACCCGGTCGATATCCATACCGACAATCGGGATCGGAGCGGGTCAGATATGCGATGGACAGGTGTTGGTTATCAATGATATGCTTGGACTGAATACGGAGTTTCATCCGCGCTTTGTCAGGAAATATGCTGATCTTGACAACATTATTCATGATGCAGTCAGCCGGTATGTCGATGATGTCAGGAACGGGCAGTTCCCTTTAGAAGAGGAAAGTTATTAA
- a CDS encoding lipoate--protein ligase family protein, producing MKRSHSPVYAVSTGAREGSWNMDFDTQLLELFRTSKFQKEFGKESMLWRFYAWNPPALSLGYGQNPSEIDEESCRAKHIDIVKRPTGGRAVLHIDEFTYAFCAETSRSNAAIYEMVHEVLLETLMILGVKAAFCRTTPDMRKRYSSAESVSCFTASARNELHVDGRKLVGSAQRRSDRAILQHGSLLLSTKHKMIGKLLRCRDREILSNITRDLNSKTTSLYEITGSIPDFMTISNAMITSVSKILAVDVQILDEREITTLF from the coding sequence ATGAAACGTTCACACTCCCCAGTCTACGCTGTATCTACAGGAGCCCGTGAGGGGTCATGGAATATGGATTTTGACACACAGCTCCTGGAACTGTTCAGAACCAGCAAATTTCAGAAGGAGTTCGGCAAGGAAAGTATGCTGTGGCGTTTTTATGCATGGAATCCTCCAGCGCTTTCTCTCGGATATGGACAAAACCCCTCTGAAATTGACGAGGAGTCTTGTCGAGCGAAACATATAGACATTGTCAAACGACCGACAGGCGGCAGAGCGGTGCTTCATATCGACGAGTTCACCTACGCGTTCTGCGCCGAAACCAGCAGGAGCAATGCGGCAATCTATGAAATGGTTCATGAAGTTCTTCTCGAAACCCTTATGATCCTGGGAGTCAAAGCTGCATTCTGCCGCACAACCCCTGACATGAGAAAACGCTATAGCTCTGCAGAATCGGTAAGCTGCTTCACGGCATCAGCCCGAAACGAACTCCATGTGGACGGGCGAAAACTTGTAGGTTCTGCGCAAAGACGATCGGACAGGGCCATTCTGCAGCATGGCTCACTGCTCCTTTCCACAAAGCATAAAATGATCGGAAAACTCCTTCGTTGCCGGGACAGAGAGATCCTGTCCAACATCACCCGAGACCTCAACAGCAAAACAACCTCATTGTATGAAATAACCGGCAGTATTCCCGATTTCATGACGATCAGCAATGCCATGATAACGTCAGTATCGAAAATACTTGCGGTCGACGTACAAATACTCGATGAACGTGAAATCACAACCCTCTTCTGA